In a single window of the Campylobacter hyointestinalis subsp. lawsonii genome:
- the dnaE gene encoding DNA polymerase III subunit alpha translates to MSEFTHLHLHTEYSLLDGANKIKVLAKRLKEMGIKSCAITDHGNMYGAIEFYKTMKNEGIKPIIGIEAYIHNHEDISNKESRQRFHLCLFAKNEIGYQNLMYLSSMSYIKGYYYYPRINKKILREHSEGLVCSSACLAGEVNFHLNLSERNLKRGAGGYEAAKKVALDYKEIFGDDFYLEIMRHGIGDQQRIDDDIIRLSKETGIKLIATNDAHYTTKESAIAQKIFVYISANKNFDDKVRGQVLSQFYTKSPEEMSEIFADIPEIIQNTQDIVEKCNLEIKLGDATPPNFKFTQEYARNKNLTLPNPGNEYDLQNDSFLFEYECKQGLEKRLEFIDPAKHQIYRDRLELEINTINNMKFPGYMLIVADFINEAKRRGIPVGPGRGSAAGSLVAYALRITDLDPIPYNLLFERFLNPERISMPDIDVDFCQNRRGEVIDYVIEKYGQYNVAQVATFGKLLAKGVIRDVARVMGMPYSEADAMAKLIPDELGITLKAHKNKKGEMEDGAFEKEPKIAALINQNELAKQVWEYSCELEGLNRNPGMHAAGIVISNEELWKKAPLWKQSNAEDGHYVTQYTKDYLEDVDLIKFDFLGLKTLTVIDNAKKLIKARFDVDILWEKVDFNDPKTYQTIQSGNTLGIFQIESSGMQSLAAKLKPDCFEDIIAMIALYRPGPLNSGMVDDFIDIKHGKKKIEFAFDVLKPILEPTYGVIVYQEQVMQVVQAIGGFSLGGADLVRRAMSKKKEDEMLRLKAQYLEGAKSSGFDEKKADALFELIMKFAEYGFNKSHSAAYALITFQTAYLKTYYPAEFMAALLTSEENNVDKIIKYIDEIKRLDIGFLPPNVNHSMREFSVIQKDGKDAIIYGMSAVKGVGVGAAEEIIKARGNGTFTSLNDFISKTDSTSVNRRVYESFAKSGAFDDFGFTRKMIVGNLDNIVEATKRVSDIKRNASNSLFGDDESMKEVNLNLTHIKDEFEKKEMLAFEQDILGVYVSGHPLDDYKNEIESIDYVTCDNFESVEDGSEILIVGKIEDTTIKITKSGKKMAIITILDIHGSIEAMAFDEYKKIDAMNSDDLSKPYAFKVTLTRDGQQFKIKINDILSLEDAINRRYSLKSSKLSTADIKGVEQFFESISHKNISELLATKDAEVLILGKMSDINTRTTKSGMDMTILNVADMSGNSEMIAFDATSKFISNMQSEELNQIYAFRVAPSKDGQSKPIINQIISLEDAASGNFSLKRNKRIFKDESAVAIQSIKGNLQIDLELGNLDKSKINEIYNLAHKEHQKNGDKRLVLRITNDYKSEVMLFNTEFVVNDDFEEKLANIISVQQSLCS, encoded by the coding sequence ATGAGCGAATTTACACATCTACATTTACATACCGAATATTCACTACTTGATGGTGCAAATAAAATAAAAGTTTTAGCAAAAAGACTCAAAGAAATGGGTATAAAGTCATGCGCCATAACAGATCATGGCAATATGTATGGTGCTATCGAATTTTATAAAACTATGAAAAATGAAGGCATAAAGCCTATCATAGGTATTGAAGCATACATACACAATCACGAAGATATAAGCAACAAAGAAAGTAGGCAGAGGTTTCACCTTTGTTTGTTTGCAAAAAATGAAATAGGATACCAAAATTTGATGTATCTTAGCTCTATGTCTTACATAAAAGGCTACTATTATTATCCAAGGATAAATAAAAAGATTTTAAGAGAGCATAGCGAAGGTTTGGTGTGTAGCTCTGCTTGCTTAGCAGGAGAAGTAAATTTTCATCTAAATTTGAGTGAGAGAAATTTAAAAAGAGGAGCTGGGGGTTACGAAGCTGCTAAAAAAGTCGCTTTGGACTACAAAGAGATATTTGGAGATGATTTTTATCTTGAGATAATGCGTCACGGTATAGGCGATCAACAGCGCATAGATGACGATATAATCAGGCTTTCAAAAGAAACCGGCATAAAGCTCATAGCTACAAATGATGCTCACTATACTACAAAAGAGAGTGCGATAGCACAAAAGATATTTGTATATATCTCAGCCAACAAAAACTTTGATGATAAAGTCAGAGGGCAAGTTTTAAGTCAATTTTACACAAAATCCCCTGAAGAGATGAGCGAAATTTTTGCTGATATTCCAGAGATCATACAAAATACTCAAGATATAGTAGAAAAGTGCAATCTAGAGATAAAGCTTGGCGACGCGACTCCACCGAATTTTAAATTTACTCAAGAGTACGCGAGAAATAAAAACTTAACCCTGCCAAATCCGGGCAATGAATATGATCTGCAAAATGATAGCTTTTTGTTTGAGTATGAGTGCAAACAAGGACTTGAAAAGAGGCTTGAGTTTATCGATCCTGCTAAACATCAGATATACAGAGACAGGCTCGAGCTTGAGATAAATACGATAAACAATATGAAATTTCCAGGCTATATGCTCATAGTCGCAGACTTCATAAACGAAGCCAAAAGACGTGGAATTCCAGTAGGTCCTGGACGTGGAAGTGCGGCTGGCAGTCTGGTCGCTTACGCTCTTCGCATCACTGATCTTGATCCGATACCTTATAACTTGCTTTTTGAGCGTTTTTTAAATCCAGAACGTATAAGTATGCCTGATATCGACGTGGATTTTTGTCAAAATAGACGCGGTGAGGTTATCGACTATGTTATAGAAAAGTACGGACAATACAACGTCGCTCAAGTAGCAACCTTTGGTAAGCTTTTGGCAAAAGGTGTTATAAGAGATGTGGCTAGGGTGATGGGTATGCCTTACTCAGAAGCCGACGCTATGGCAAAACTCATACCAGATGAGCTAGGTATCACTCTAAAAGCACATAAAAATAAAAAAGGCGAAATGGAAGACGGTGCCTTTGAAAAAGAGCCAAAGATCGCAGCTCTTATCAATCAAAACGAGCTTGCAAAGCAAGTCTGGGAGTACTCGTGTGAGCTTGAAGGCTTAAACAGAAACCCAGGAATGCACGCCGCTGGTATAGTTATAAGCAATGAAGAGTTATGGAAAAAAGCACCGCTTTGGAAACAAAGCAACGCAGAGGACGGACACTACGTTACACAATACACAAAAGACTATCTCGAAGATGTAGATCTGATCAAATTTGACTTTTTAGGGCTAAAAACTCTAACGGTTATCGATAATGCTAAGAAGCTTATAAAAGCTAGATTTGACGTAGATATACTTTGGGAAAAGGTAGATTTTAACGATCCAAAAACATATCAGACTATACAAAGCGGAAATACTTTGGGAATTTTCCAAATAGAGTCAAGCGGTATGCAAAGCTTAGCCGCAAAGCTCAAACCAGACTGCTTTGAGGACATCATCGCTATGATAGCACTTTATCGTCCGGGACCTTTGAATTCTGGTATGGTTGATGATTTTATAGATATCAAACACGGAAAAAAGAAAATAGAGTTCGCCTTTGACGTACTAAAACCTATACTTGAGCCGACTTATGGCGTTATAGTTTATCAAGAACAAGTTATGCAAGTAGTGCAAGCCATAGGTGGATTTAGCCTTGGTGGAGCTGATCTTGTCAGAAGAGCAATGAGTAAGAAAAAAGAAGACGAAATGCTTCGTTTAAAAGCTCAGTACTTAGAGGGAGCCAAAAGTTCGGGCTTTGATGAGAAAAAAGCTGACGCACTTTTCGAGCTTATTATGAAATTCGCCGAATACGGATTTAACAAATCCCACTCTGCAGCTTACGCTCTCATTACGTTTCAAACTGCTTATCTAAAGACTTATTATCCAGCTGAGTTTATGGCTGCTCTTCTTACTAGCGAAGAAAATAACGTCGATAAGATCATAAAATACATCGATGAGATAAAACGTTTAGATATTGGATTTTTGCCACCAAATGTCAATCATTCTATGCGTGAGTTTAGCGTTATCCAAAAAGACGGAAAAGACGCCATTATCTATGGAATGTCGGCGGTAAAAGGTGTCGGTGTAGGTGCCGCAGAAGAGATCATAAAAGCCAGAGGAAATGGAACTTTTACTAGCTTAAACGACTTCATCTCTAAAACAGATAGCACTTCGGTAAATAGAAGAGTTTATGAGTCTTTTGCAAAATCAGGCGCGTTTGATGATTTTGGATTTACTAGAAAAATGATAGTAGGCAATCTCGACAATATAGTAGAGGCCACAAAACGTGTTTCTGATATAAAGAGAAATGCGTCAAATTCACTATTTGGCGATGATGAAAGTATGAAAGAAGTAAATCTGAACTTAACTCATATAAAAGATGAATTTGAAAAAAAAGAGATGCTTGCTTTTGAGCAAGACATTTTGGGAGTTTATGTTTCAGGGCATCCGCTTGATGACTATAAAAATGAGATAGAAAGCATCGACTATGTGACTTGCGATAACTTTGAGAGCGTTGAAGACGGAAGCGAGATCTTAATAGTGGGTAAGATAGAAGATACAACTATAAAGATCACTAAAAGTGGAAAAAAGATGGCTATCATAACTATACTAGATATACACGGAAGTATCGAAGCTATGGCGTTTGACGAATACAAAAAGATAGACGCTATGAACAGCGACGATCTTAGCAAGCCATACGCGTTTAAAGTTACGCTAACAAGAGACGGACAGCAGTTTAAGATAAAGATAAATGATATCTTGAGTCTAGAAGATGCGATAAATCGTAGATATTCGCTAAAATCTAGTAAGCTAAGCACCGCAGATATAAAAGGCGTAGAGCAGTTCTTTGAGTCTATAAGTCATAAAAACATAAGCGAACTTTTGGCTACTAAAGATGCCGAAGTGCTGATCTTGGGTAAGATGAGCGACATAAATACAAGAACTACAAAAAGCGGTATGGATATGACTATCTTAAATGTAGCCGATATGAGCGGAAATTCTGAGATGATAGCCTTTGATGCTACTAGTAAATTTATCTCAAATATGCAAAGTGAAGAGCTAAATCAAATTTACGCTTTTAGAGTCGCTCCTAGCAAAGACGGTCAGTCAAAACCTATCATAAATCAGATCATCTCTTTAGAGGACGCAGCTAGTGGAAACTTCAGCCTAAAACGAAACAAAAGGATCTTTAAAGACGAGTCTGCGGTGGCTATACAATCTATAAAGGGGAACTTGCAGATAGACTTAGAGCTTGGGAATTTAGATAAAAGCAAGATAAATGAAATTTACAATTTAGCCCATAAAGAGCATCAAAAAAACGGCGATAAACGCCTAGTTTTGCGTATCACGAACGACTACAAAAGCGAAGTTATGCTATTTAACACTGAATTTGTGGTAAATGACGATTTTGAAGAAAAACTTGCAAATATCATAAGCGTTCAGCAGAGTCTTTGCTCGTAA